The Armatimonas rosea genome includes a window with the following:
- a CDS encoding SGNH/GDSL hydrolase family protein, translating into MRNLSRFCLAALTCGTLALTAQAQTPSTNAPFALKNGDRVVFYGDSITDQRMYTLLTEQYIVTRFPNLNVRFVHSGWGGDRVTGGGGGPIDLRLDRDVTAYKPSVVTVMLGMNDASYRAFDAGIFQTYADGYKHLVEKVKKDNPGVRLTLIQPSPFDDVTRPESFPGGYNAVLLRYANFVGQLAGEQGAGVADLNNPVVAMLKKANATDPTNAAKLIPDRVHPGWGGHLIMAECLLKSWNAPALVSSVRVDAASGKSSAQNAKVSKVQAKDGTVSWSALESALPFPLASPDPNNAAPYNLAVASSDFVQALDQETLTVTNLAAPRYTLKVDGKGVGEFTKEQLAAGVNLATLNTPMLQQALLVGRLTQLRSNVHNSRWREYQVPQASDPQAAQFLPTLLKNLDAADEPLTKAQRDAAKPRAHQFVLEPK; encoded by the coding sequence ATGAGAAATCTTTCCCGATTCTGCCTCGCCGCGCTGACCTGCGGCACGCTTGCCCTGACCGCTCAGGCACAGACTCCGAGTACCAATGCGCCCTTTGCGCTGAAGAACGGTGACCGCGTGGTGTTCTACGGCGATAGCATCACCGACCAGCGCATGTACACGCTCCTCACTGAGCAGTACATCGTAACACGCTTTCCCAACCTCAATGTCCGCTTTGTCCACTCCGGCTGGGGCGGCGACCGCGTCACCGGCGGGGGCGGTGGGCCTATCGACCTGCGCCTGGACCGCGATGTGACCGCCTACAAGCCCAGTGTCGTGACCGTCATGCTGGGGATGAACGATGCCAGCTACCGTGCCTTCGATGCGGGCATCTTCCAGACCTACGCCGATGGCTACAAGCACCTGGTCGAGAAGGTCAAGAAAGACAACCCGGGTGTCCGCCTGACCCTGATCCAGCCGTCACCGTTCGACGACGTGACACGGCCGGAGAGCTTCCCTGGCGGCTACAACGCCGTGCTCCTGCGCTACGCAAACTTTGTCGGGCAGCTTGCCGGGGAGCAGGGGGCCGGGGTCGCAGATCTGAACAATCCCGTGGTGGCGATGCTCAAGAAAGCCAACGCGACCGATCCCACCAACGCCGCCAAGCTCATCCCTGATCGTGTCCACCCCGGCTGGGGCGGACACCTCATCATGGCCGAGTGCCTGCTCAAGTCCTGGAACGCCCCCGCCCTCGTGTCGTCGGTGCGTGTGGATGCGGCCAGCGGCAAGAGCTCCGCGCAGAACGCCAAGGTCAGCAAGGTACAGGCCAAGGACGGCACCGTGAGCTGGAGCGCGCTGGAGAGTGCCCTGCCCTTCCCGCTCGCCTCCCCCGATCCCAACAACGCCGCGCCGTATAACCTCGCCGTGGCCTCGTCGGACTTTGTGCAGGCGCTGGACCAGGAGACCCTCACGGTCACCAACCTCGCCGCCCCGCGCTACACGCTCAAGGTCGATGGCAAGGGGGTGGGGGAGTTTACGAAAGAGCAGCTCGCCGCGGGGGTGAACCTCGCCACCCTGAACACGCCCATGCTCCAGCAGGCGCTCCTGGTCGGGCGGCTGACCCAGCTACGCTCCAATGTCCACAACAGCCGCTGGCGTGAGTACCAGGTCCCCCAGGCCAGCGATCCCCAGGCTGCTCAGTTCCTCCCGACCCTGCTGAAGAACCTGGATGCCGCCGACGAGCCCCTCACCAAGGCCCAGCGCGATGCGGCCAAGCCCCGGGCGCACCAGTTTGTGCTGGAGCCTAAGTAG
- a CDS encoding PEP-CTERM sorting domain-containing protein (PEP-CTERM proteins occur, often in large numbers, in the proteomes of bacteria that also encode an exosortase, a predicted intramembrane cysteine proteinase. The presence of a PEP-CTERM domain at a protein's C-terminus predicts cleavage within the sorting domain, followed by covalent anchoring to some some component of the (usually Gram-negative) cell surface. Many PEP-CTERM proteins exhibit an unusual sequence composition that includes large numbers of potential glycosylation sites. Expression of one such protein has been shown restore the ability of a bacterium to form floc, a type of biofilm.): MKWISQGAVLGALTLLALVPAQAQNLNPVRSGLFNSSGTSVNNTQPANQSYFVGLEEGSERRNYFVFNLTGIASPITSATLRLYNPIFNPDSANGYFGDATETYELTSTTADPTAIQGAFGPGAAGQAIYNSLGTGTSFGSITASTASNGQTLTLTFNAAGLGALNAGIGGLVTFGGRITTIVGGGNQYLFNAVDPTGGLPINDTPPVVLSLTTGGGAAPEPGTIVLLLVGGTLTLVNRRKR; the protein is encoded by the coding sequence ATGAAATGGATCTCGCAGGGGGCCGTACTCGGTGCACTCACGCTTCTGGCTCTCGTCCCTGCACAGGCGCAGAACCTCAACCCGGTACGCTCCGGCCTCTTTAATAGCTCCGGCACATCGGTTAACAACACACAGCCCGCCAACCAGTCGTACTTTGTCGGGCTGGAAGAGGGCAGTGAGCGGCGCAACTACTTTGTCTTTAATCTGACGGGGATCGCGAGCCCCATTACCTCCGCGACCCTGCGGCTCTACAACCCGATCTTTAATCCTGATTCTGCCAATGGCTACTTTGGCGATGCCACCGAGACCTACGAGCTCACCTCCACGACGGCCGATCCCACCGCCATCCAGGGGGCGTTTGGCCCAGGGGCAGCCGGCCAAGCGATCTACAACAGCCTCGGAACGGGCACGAGCTTTGGGAGCATCACGGCCTCGACCGCGAGCAATGGCCAGACCCTGACCCTGACCTTCAACGCCGCGGGGCTGGGAGCCCTCAATGCGGGAATCGGGGGGCTTGTTACCTTTGGAGGGCGGATCACCACTATCGTTGGGGGGGGCAACCAGTATCTCTTTAATGCCGTCGATCCCACGGGAGGGCTGCCCATCAACGACACGCCGCCGGTTGTGCTGAGTCTGACGACCGGAGGCGGGGCCGCGCCCGAGCCGGGGACGATCGTCTTGCTCTTGGTAGGGGGGACTCTCACGCTGGTGAACCGCCGCAAGCGCTAG
- a CDS encoding helix-turn-helix transcriptional regulator yields the protein MTRTLPPHLVELLRTCREFNTTETKPLAQQLGLSPATVNAYFQRAAELLGTTDRFSTVQNAFRLGLLISHAENLLINGNFVEGSQGHGPGNSLPWTSVVGWLPLRGGSPQWVMPELEGGPGAILMWGAKDTGEAIYQALPPIHRILPGRTYRFSAEYRFGPVKRDWPMVPRQPMFVDFVVRLSKSALENYTSPDVPGQVTTMGRLHYAARPAESVLTVPVAPPTPEKLESLRLRGGEHAVEQYYATMRAGGISHWAWEAGVLPDWTADSEYYVVTIHPTNDLVVGTDGSNKDAPLELAWGQIRRVSLVDVTDLPPG from the coding sequence ATGACACGGACTCTACCCCCTCATCTCGTCGAGCTTCTGCGTACCTGCCGTGAGTTTAATACCACCGAGACCAAACCGCTCGCCCAGCAGCTCGGCCTCTCTCCCGCGACGGTCAATGCCTACTTCCAGCGCGCTGCGGAGCTGCTGGGCACCACGGATCGTTTCAGCACCGTTCAGAACGCCTTTCGTCTGGGGCTCCTCATCAGCCACGCAGAGAACCTGCTCATCAATGGGAATTTTGTGGAGGGCAGCCAGGGGCATGGGCCAGGAAACTCCTTACCCTGGACCAGCGTGGTCGGCTGGCTTCCCTTGCGGGGCGGCTCGCCCCAGTGGGTCATGCCCGAGCTGGAAGGGGGGCCGGGCGCGATCCTAATGTGGGGGGCGAAGGACACGGGCGAGGCGATCTACCAGGCGCTTCCCCCGATCCACCGCATCCTGCCCGGCCGAACCTACCGCTTCTCTGCCGAGTATCGGTTTGGCCCGGTCAAGCGCGACTGGCCGATGGTGCCGCGCCAGCCGATGTTTGTTGACTTTGTCGTGCGCCTCTCCAAGAGCGCACTGGAGAACTACACGTCGCCCGATGTCCCCGGTCAGGTCACGACAATGGGGCGCCTGCACTACGCCGCGCGCCCCGCAGAGTCTGTCCTCACCGTCCCCGTTGCCCCTCCTACCCCGGAGAAGCTGGAGAGCCTGCGCCTCCGGGGCGGGGAGCACGCGGTCGAGCAGTACTATGCCACGATGCGTGCGGGGGGAATTAGCCACTGGGCCTGGGAAGCGGGAGTACTCCCGGACTGGACCGCCGACTCCGAGTACTATGTCGTGACCATCCACCCCACCAACGATCTGGTTGTCGGCACCGACGGCTCCAATAAAGATGCCCCGCTGGAGCTGGCTTGGGGCCAGATCCGGCGGGTCAGCTTGGTCGATGTCACAGATTTGCCACCGGGATGA
- a CDS encoding sulfite exporter TauE/SafE family protein, with protein sequence MPHPVLWQWALLALGAFSVGVSKTGVPGLGIVSVVIFTLLLPTKFSVGAALLVLICADLLAVAVHRKSGDLKQVARLLPWSVVGIALGALFLNKIDDRLLKPILGGVLFAICLLGIRRSQQKDAPRVPAWAAPLTGLAAGFTTMIANAAGPVTTLYLLAMRLPKEAFLGTAAVYFFLINWIKVPFAIFLSHNIDLDSVRFAVLLFPFAILGGLAGKPLASRISQQRFEQFALALTALGSLWMLCRSLIH encoded by the coding sequence ATGCCCCACCCGGTTCTCTGGCAGTGGGCGCTACTCGCCTTAGGTGCATTCTCGGTCGGTGTCTCCAAGACAGGGGTCCCGGGGCTGGGCATCGTGAGCGTGGTGATCTTTACGCTCCTGCTTCCCACCAAGTTCTCGGTGGGAGCGGCGCTTCTGGTGCTGATCTGCGCCGACCTCCTCGCCGTGGCCGTGCACCGCAAGAGCGGCGACCTCAAGCAAGTGGCGCGCCTGCTTCCCTGGAGCGTGGTCGGGATCGCCCTAGGGGCGCTCTTCCTCAACAAGATCGACGATAGGCTACTCAAGCCGATCTTGGGGGGTGTCTTGTTTGCGATCTGCCTGCTGGGAATCAGGCGCAGCCAGCAAAAAGACGCCCCTCGGGTTCCTGCCTGGGCCGCGCCGCTCACGGGTCTGGCGGCGGGCTTCACGACCATGATCGCCAATGCCGCCGGCCCGGTGACAACCCTCTATCTCTTGGCGATGCGCCTTCCCAAGGAAGCGTTTCTGGGAACCGCCGCGGTGTACTTTTTCCTCATCAACTGGATCAAGGTCCCCTTTGCTATCTTCCTGAGCCACAATATCGACCTTGACAGTGTGCGCTTTGCGGTGCTTCTCTTTCCCTTTGCGATCCTGGGCGGGCTCGCCGGAAAGCCGCTGGCAAGTCGTATCTCGCAGCAGCGCTTCGAGCAGTTTGCGCTCGCGCTCACCGCGCTAGGTAGCCTGTGGATGCTCTGCCGTTCCCTCATTCACTAG